One Aegilops tauschii subsp. strangulata cultivar AL8/78 chromosome 7, Aet v6.0, whole genome shotgun sequence genomic window carries:
- the LOC109781128 gene encoding alkane hydroxylase MAH1-like produces the protein MLEKRRDGPVHVDEVREERNEEIVSSYLHDPEYSDENGRPNAFLYATLINYMFAGRDTAGMSMTWFFYNLIKHPHVVSAIRVELAPIAMHKAATSTGNNHMVIFDPEETKPLVYLQAALFESMRLYPPGPIERKTVMADDVLPSGHRVQRGETILIALYSMGRMEGVWGEDCHEYRPERWVKEDGKLLHVPSYKFLAFNAGARSCLGKHISVVQMKSVIAAMVWNFDFEMLTGHVVEPKPSVVLKMKNGLLAKDPLAENGVDMGFTLFDGANNDTVMAMPGYFVTKTVLEVSIKESKGREN, from the exons ATGTTGGAGAAAAGGAGAGACGGACCAGTCCACGTGGATGAAGTGCGAGAAGAAAGGAACGAGGAAATTGTTTCTTCCTATCTCCATGACCCAGAGTACAGTGACGAGAACGGAAGACCTAATGCCTTCCTCTACGCAACCCTGATCAATTACATGTTTGCCGGGCGTGACACGGCCGGCATGAGCATGACCTGGTTCTTCTACAACCTCATCAAACACCCGCATGTGGTGTCGGCCATCAGAGTGGAACTAGCACCCATTGCCATGCACAAAGCTGCAACCTCCACCGGCAACAACCACATGGTAATCTTTGACCCCGAGGAGACGAAACCGCTCGTCTACCTCCAGGCGGCATTGTTCGAGTCGATGAGGCTGTACCCGCCGGGTCCGATCGAGCGCAAGACGGTGATGGCAGACGATGTGCTGCCCAGCGGGCACAGGGTGCAGAGGGGTGAAACCATCCTCATCGCGCTCTACTCGATGGGCAGGATGGAAGGTGTGTGGGGCGAGGACTGCCACGAGTACCGGCCAGAGAGATGGGTCAAGGAGGACGGCAAGCTGCTGCACGTGCCGTCGTACAAGTTCCTAGCCTTCAACGCCGGGGCAAGATCATGTTTGGGCAAGCACATCTCGGTAGTGCAGATGAAGAGTGTGATCGCCGCCATGGTGTGGAACTTCGATTTCGAGATGCTGACAGGACACGTTGTAGAGCCCAAGCCGTCCGTCGTGCTCAAAATGAAGAATGGGTTGCTGGCTAAG GACCCCCTTGCTGAAAATGGAGTGGATATGGGATTCACCCTTTTTGATGGTGCCAACAATGATACTGTGATGGCCATGCCAGG GTACTTTGTCACAAAAACAGTGCTCGAGGTATCAATAAAAGAAAGTAAGGGAAGAGAGAATTAG